One Onychomys torridus chromosome 17, mOncTor1.1, whole genome shotgun sequence genomic window carries:
- the LOC118569084 gene encoding olfactory receptor 7E24-like: MSLSEDPDLQPILFGLFLSIYLVTVLGNLLIILAVTSDSHLHTPMYFFLANLSFVDICFISTTIPKLIVNIQTHSEVITCVGCLTQMSLFILFLVMDDMLLTAMAYDRYVAICHPLHYPVIMKPRFCVFLVLVSYFISVVDSQVHNLIILQPSYFNSIEISNFFCHPSQVLNISCSDTFTKNLVTYFVGAIFGFLPVSGIFFSYYKIFSSIMKISSSGGQYKAFSTCGSHLSVVCLFYGTGIWEYLGSAVSHSPSNGIMATLMYTVITPMLNPFIYSLRNRDFVSALKRVYRKKV, translated from the coding sequence ATGAGTCTCTCAGAAGATCCAGACCTGCAGCCCATCCTCTTTGGACTGTTCCTGTCCATATACCTGGTCACAGTGCTTGGGAACCTGCTCATCATCCTGGCTGTCACTAGCGACTCCCACCTCCATACACCTATGTACTTTTTCCTGGCCAACCTCTCCTTTGTTGACATCTGTTTTATTTCTACCACAATCCCAAAGTTGATTGTGAACATTCAGACACACAGTGAAGTCATCACTTGTGTAGGCTGCCTGACACAGATGTCCCTTTTTATACTGTTTTTAGTTATGGATGACATGCTTCTGACTGCCATGGCCTATGACAGGTATGTGGCCATCTGTCATCCCCTGCATTATCCAGTCATTATGAAACCTCGCTTCTGTGTTTTCTTAGTTTTGGTATCTTACTTCATTAGCGTTGTTGACTCCCAGGTCCACAACTTGATTATCTTACAACCTTCCTACTTTAATAGCATAgaaatttctaatttcttttgtcATCCTTCTCAAGTTCTTAATATTTCCTGTTCTGATACTTTTACCAAAAACTTAGTGACATATTTTGTTGGTGCTATATTTGGTTTTCTTCCAGTGTCAGGAATCTTTTTTTCCTACTACAAAATATTTTCGTCCATTATGAAGATCTCTTCATCAGGTGGACAGTATAAAGCCTTCTCTACCTGTGGGTCTCACCTGTCTGTTGTCTGCTTATTTTATGGAACAGGCATTTGGGAGTATCTTGGTTCAGCTGTGTCACACTCTCCCAGCAATGGCATCATGGCCACATTAATGTACACTGTCATCACCCCTATGCTGAATCCCTTCATCTATAGCCTGAGGAACAGGGATTTTGTTAGTGCTTTGAAGAGAGTCTATAGGAAGAAAGTTTAA